The genomic region TAATAAATACTGACAAATTGCACaattgacaatgaagaaactgaaattgttaaaaAGTTCTCTATTCTTTTAGTCTCATAGTTAGCATCCTAGAGTAGCTCCTGTAATTCACAAAGAAGGGACTGAGCCTGGGACCCTCTGCGGGCAAACCAAGCACTCTTCCCCTAAACCTTGTGACTACTGCAGTAGCAACTAGGAAGCTAAACAGTGCCATGGCAGCCAGTCTGCTTTGCTGTGTTCTCTTTTCCTTGGATGACAGGTTGGGACCAATGGTCCACGAAATGCTCAAACATGACTAACAAAGAACTGATAGGGCGATGGGTTATGGACACCTGTAGCCACAACAAGAGGCAGGTAAAGATGTGGTTGTTTACAATTGTCACCGCCACCTGAGTACAAAAAAGGAATGACTGCCAGTCAAACTTGCCCCACAAAAGAAACCAGTTTCTCCTCAATAGCTCCAGGAAATCTTTCCCTTTGTGGCTCCAACCCCACAGCTTTGTCCACAGTCACTTCCTACTCTCCTAATTCCTCCTGTCTAATGGCCCGAGCCTTTGTTACCTTGTAGCCCCCGGCTTGACACCCAGCATGTCCCAGCTGTCCTTGCTGCTGCGGATCCTCCGGATGGTGTCTGCTTGCTCTTTGGTAAAACTGATGCTCATGCTGGCTGTGGGCCGTTTCCCACCATTGTCACACAAATCAACAATAGCAGAGTAGAAGGTCTGCAAGCAGGCAGAAGGAGGTGAGCACAGTTTGGTTTGAAGCTGCTGCTTCACATTCCTGATTTTACCTGACCAGGTTCAAAACCTTCTCCATATTTTACTGCAACTACTCCTTTGTCTCTTGGACACCCCTCAGTTCCCACATATAACTGAGCTGGGAGGGAGGGTTAATTTGTTGCAACACTGGGTATTATTTATTCATGTGTAATGTTCTCCTGGCAACTGAGTGGTAGGGATCGATAATTACAGAGTTAGCTCGGCTTGGTCTCTCTTTGGAGGCTCTTTTGATGTTTATCTCCAAAGAAATTATGAGGGAAATTAAAATGCGCCTTCTTGACCAGGAACAATATCTTTTAAGCTGTGCTGACATCATGTTCCTCCCATTCACTTTTCTTGGGGTATAagactgccaactccaggttggggaaacCCTAGATATTTGGGAGCTGGAGTCTTGGGAGGCTGTGGTTTGGGGATGAAAGgtacctcagcaaggtataatgccatatagtccatcctacaaagcagccatttcttccaggggaacttagggagctggggatgtttagtctggagaagcgaaggttaaggggggacatgataactacgtttaaatatttgaagggatgccatgtcaaagagggagcaagctggttttctgctgcctcagagacttggacacggagtaatgcattcaaggtgcaggaaaagagattccacctaaacattaggaagaactttctgactgtcagggctgattgactgtggaattcactgcctcggagagtggtggagtttccttctttggaggtttttaaacagaggctggatgatcatttgtcaggagtgctttgattgtgcgttcctgcattgcagggaccatggcccttgatggcccttgtggtctcttccaactctatgaatctatgatctctgttgtccagagatcagttgtgattccaggagatctccatctgGAAGCTGTCAACTCTACAGGAGGGGGGAAATTCACCCGTGATTTTAGAACAGATGGCATCATTGTATCACCACAAAAGCAGAAGACTGTCAGAATTAACTAACCTAGGAAGAGGTTGTTTCATTTGTCTCTTTGTGAATCCTTCCAATGAAGTGATCCACCTAGATCAGTGATTCATGCAGAAACATAGGGGATGTGTTCCGAAAAGCATGGAAGGATAGTTCTTCATCTTACACATTCTAAAACTAAGCCTTTTGGGGTATAAGACGGAACAGTGATGGCAACTGTAAACAGTGGCGGAGtggcaaggggacagggggtgcatcgcgcaccgggcacatgcctgggaggGCGAAAAATcgtcccccggcccctcccccttttccttgtgcccccccgcccccttcccacacttaccttagttccttttctttttctagtacttttgcaggctgaaaaaagcggcctatttacagttcaggctcaaaaactttctgaggaactacagttcccaggagaccttggggctcacaaggtctcctgggaagtatagttcctcaggcagtttttagcctgaactgtgaagaggctgcttttttccgcctgaaaaagtactagaaaaagaaaaggatctaaggtaagtgtgggaaggggggcgggggggtgcctcagggggccatggggggggggcggaaaaaaaactgcataccgggcccagctacacctctgactgtAAATCAAAAATAACATaacagaaaagcctctgccagaAATAATCCGAAAtcaagaggaagaaaatggacAAGGCTACAGAATAATTAGAATCCAGCAGTGACAGACTaaatgaagctcactgggttctCATAATAAcaaaaggcaagaaggaaggaTCATGTATACCACCTAGAGCCCTGAGGacagatgggataaaaatgtaaataaataaataaataaaatcccagcAGAATCAATTCATGTCAACTCAAAGTTTCTAGGCTGCTAGGCAGACAGAAATGAAAAGCACCTCTCGTACACAGGCCCCAAAACACCACTTCAGAGAGTTCTCATTGTGGAGAGCTTATAGCATGCCATTTATTGGCGCCACAGAGAAAAACTGTTGGAAGACTACCACTTTGGCATATCAGTTCATACCTGGAACATTTCGTTGATTCCCTCTCCAGACTGCGCTGAGGTCTCAAAGTAAAGGAAGCCCCTGCTTTCTGCCCACAGTCGTCCTTCACTCTCATCGACAGAACGGAGCTTAGTACAATCAATCTGAAACACAAGTAAGAGAAAACCGTGAGCCTGCTTTCCAGCTGACCACCCAAATCAGCCTCTCTTTGTGAGAAGGCTTCAAGATCCTACACCTCTGAGTCATGCTATGGACCATTTGCAGAACTCAGATTTATCATGAAGGTATAATTGCATCCCAATTGCAAAGACAGAGCAACTGTCGGATATCAGAGAATTTCTAAATATTTCTAGTCCTCATAGTTACAGATATGATTCAGGATTACCATATTGAAATCCAAGGTTTAACAAATTCCAGGTGCCAATTGGCATGTTGCCTAGAAATTGTATCTTGGTGGCTGCTAACAGCTCTTAACAATGTCCTCTTTTCCCCCTCACCAACAATAACAAAAGGGAGTTCACTAGCTTTGGAAACCTCTGCCCACTCCTCAGAGTGGATATTTGTAGCATGAAAAGCTATAATGTAATACTCACAGTGCATTAATGCACTTTTAAGTAATGGAAGCTGTAGGCCTGCACTCTTGAGAACATCCTCACTGAATCAAATAGGTCCTTAAGTATATCTGTAAATTATCCTCTGAGTTCTACTTGGTTTTGTTTACTACAGTTCTGCAAAAATAGTGTTCATATAAGAGTTAAAGTTTAGCTTGCTGTGATGGCGACGACAACTGGGGTTATCCATGTACTTTTAGAACTTTTCTCGTTGAATTAATAAAATTATGAGAACCTGTAAAAAAAGGTTAAGATTAGGTTTTGTAGTAGCAGGAATTAGAAAGTGTGGCCATTAATCTACAAAACCCTTGAGGCAGAAAAATGAATCTGGCTCCTAAATTTCTGGACTAGCTCCCAGTTACACAGAAAATTAGTCAAGGCCTGCCttaaacagccccatccagatgaGAGGAGCCAAATGGGCTATGGAAGAGGTGCTGAGTTGCGCCAACGTGTTTGCCCCCTCcgctggtggagagggcaaaaaCACCAGTGTCAGGGTGCCTCACAGCAGCAAAACCCGGAAGTGGATGCCAGCGTGAGGGCATGGAGACCGGGGCATTCCTGAGTGTGGGCTCCCagctgttcttttgagccaggaatGCCGTGGCTTAAGACTTGGACTTATACCACCTGAAAGCATGGCATAACTCTGttcagccctatggagggctttccaggcgGCCAGggtatttttctttttgctggttcATCATGCCACTGGAGGTCCTCTGGAGGCGGTGTGGTGGCATGACAGCACACCGTCCCCAGCTGCCAGAGCCCTTTGGTATTGTGCTGTTAGTCACACAGATTGCGGCCTTGTAATCTTCATTTATGCAACATTATTTATAATATGCAATTTAGGCAGACTAATCTGGCATTTCTGATGTAAGGGTCTTCAACAATCCTTATACCTTTTCTACCCTATGAACAGTGAAGGAAGAAGTAACAGAAGCTCTTCCCACATGACTACTTGCCATTGTGATACAATTCACATCAAAAGCTACATGCAGCTTATTTGAAGAAAATAAAGCAGTAGGAGTTTTGGATTCTGTGTAGATACTGTGACCCACAGCAAAATGCCTGAAATACAGACTCCATTATCTCAGATCACCTAaggttttgtgaataaatcatACGATAAATGGTTTTTCCCTTGTAATGAATTATACTATTTTGCATATTATTCTGCCTTTCACTATAATATTCCTAAGGTgagaaacagcaataaaataacaataatccTACCAGaaagcaataataaaaacagttaaCACACAGCAATGGCAGAGAGTATGAGCATCTCTAAGTGGCATATTCAAGAGATGAAACAGAAATCCAAGATCTGGGAGATTCCTTGTGGGAGATGATTCTATAGACTTTCAAAACACACAGAAAAGCCACCATGGCCACCTTCACAGATACTTGCAATTAATTGTTGCTATACCATTTGCAGCAGGAAAGCTGGACAAGAGTGTCCTGGTAGCAAAACTCTAACATGCTACTGATTCAAcaaaaaattattaaatttaaagaatgaagaaagggttttaaaaaatatcttctaCCCTCTGATTTCATAAAACCTACCCACTACAttggatcaatcaatcaatcaattttaagGCCAATGATAGccaaaaagataataaaaaatgagaCACAATGGTGGCTGTAATTCGTATGGTTGTGCCTCCATACGTACAAACTGCATGCATGTTTTAAGGCTCCATTTTAGCGATAAGAATTGACCAGTCTTCCATTAATTTGTCTGATCCTTTTTTGAAGTCCCTAATTCACATTAGCAGAGGCTCACTGCTAAAAAGTGCTCTATGATTAGAGGGTATCAGCTTAAGAACAATATTACAAGCAGATATTatactcctcttgggttaccttGTTGGCACACACCACAAACACAATGTTTTCCATGTTTCCATGTGGTCCAAGTTCCTGTTTCATTTCAGCAAGCCATGAGTCAAGAGCATCAAACGAGTCCTTCTGCCCAACGTCGTACACTAGGATCACCCCCTGGGTGTCTTTATAAAACTCATTGCGCACCTATTCAGAGGACAGAATCAAAGAAGCTGGTTTCTCAGGGCCCTCAGGATgcactaaggcagtggttctcaacctgggggtcgaacgaccctttcacaggggtcgcctaagaccattggaaaacggtcttttaaaatattttatatatatcaattttatggttgggggtcaccacaacatgaggaactgtattaaagggtcgcgacattaggaaggttgagaaccattgcacTACGGAGAAGAACTGACCACAATTACCACAAACCACCGTTGCATGAGTTTGGAGTCTACAAGACCGTCTCTTAACACATGCATCTCAATGTACAATCCAATACCAACACAGAACTGACAGATGTATTAGCATCTATTCTGAATTGAGAGAAGCACTGGAAGAACATGGTAATCACACACCGTAATGCTTGTTCTTGAAATAGTGCAATCTGCCTAAGAATGGGCAGTAGGAGCGGTTAagggcagtgttgggattcaaacagtttaacaatcggttccagtggtgggattcaaataatttaacaactggttgtttgcaagcaccattttaacaaccagttctgcagaagtggtgtgaacctgctgaatcccgccactggttaAGGGGATGTGTGTCCTCTGTCTAGAAGTAAGGGGATATGATCACTTTATACATGATGGTTTTTTACAGATAATATAGAATATTTGAGCATGGTAGAATGGATAGTGACcatgaactgtaaaaaaaaagtaaatgtaAGATCAAATTCATATTTTTTGCTACCATATATTGCATCAATCCCACTCTCtccaaattttaaaaggcaagcaTATCAAAATAAGGGTACCCCAGGACAGGTTTAACCTGTCTACCAACTATAGCTGGACATGTTACATATTTCCACATAATATCTGACAGCTGTTATAATTGCAAGCCAATTGACAATTTAGTCACAGTCCTTCAACTCACAATAGGATAATGATGTGGGTCTCAGCAATCAACAATTgattgtggcatagtggttaagagtaggtgcattctaatctggaggaaccgggtttgattccctgctctgcaactttaactgtggaggcttatctgaggaattcagattagcctgtgcactcccacacaccctagctgggtgaccttgggctagtcacagtttttcaaagctctctcagccccacccacctcacaaggtgtttgttgggagggggggagggaaaggagattgtaaccccctttgaatctcctacaggagagaaaggggggatataaatccaaactcttcttctcttctaaatgt from Sphaerodactylus townsendi isolate TG3544 linkage group LG01, MPM_Stown_v2.3, whole genome shotgun sequence harbors:
- the DNAJC27 gene encoding dnaJ homolog subfamily C member 27, with product METKRKEPRKSLRIKVISMGNAEVGKSCIIKRYCEKRFVPKYLATIGIDYGVTKVQVRDREIKVNIFDMAGHPFFYEVRNEFYKDTQGVILVYDVGQKDSFDALDSWLAEMKQELGPHGNMENIVFVVCANKIDCTKLRSVDESEGRLWAESRGFLYFETSAQSGEGINEMFQTFYSAIVDLCDNGGKRPTASMSISFTKEQADTIRRIRSSKDSWDMLGVKPGATRDEVNKAYRKLAVLLHPDKCMAPGSEDAFKAVVNARTALLKNIK